In Candidatus Methylomirabilota bacterium, a single window of DNA contains:
- the urtC gene encoding urea ABC transporter permease subunit UrtC — MRSPERWGLLAAATVLVVLLPALNALPAGSPLRVSDFTLNLFGKFLAYAILALGIDLIWGYTGVLSLGHGVFFGLGAYAMGMHLMLEIGTRSVYGNVLPDFMVWNRVTELPLFWKPFYSVPFTLVAVLVVPALFAFVFGYLTFRSRIRGVYFSIITQALALSTWLMFNRNAMNLGGTNGLSGFKSIFGFGLNSPATQRTLYVATALCLCGAFLVCRAITRSPAGRVLIAIRDSETRVLFSGYSPAAFKLFVFIVSAALAGVAGALYVPQVGIITPAKIGVLPSIEMIIWVAVGGRGTLLGAVVGAIGVNWLQSILTTTYPDLWLLVLGSLFVAVVLFFPDGVVGTARRLGMRLRRLPRAAGAGGRLIGRPDEGRGPEEAAPRTNVSHVQAPR, encoded by the coding sequence ATGCGGAGTCCTGAGCGCTGGGGGCTCCTCGCGGCCGCCACGGTCCTGGTGGTGCTGCTGCCCGCGCTCAACGCGCTGCCCGCGGGCTCGCCGCTGCGGGTGTCCGACTTCACCCTGAACCTCTTCGGCAAGTTCCTGGCCTACGCGATTTTGGCTCTCGGGATCGACTTGATCTGGGGCTACACCGGCGTGCTCTCGCTGGGCCACGGCGTCTTCTTCGGCCTCGGGGCCTACGCGATGGGCATGCACCTGATGCTCGAGATCGGCACCCGCAGCGTGTACGGCAACGTGTTGCCCGACTTCATGGTGTGGAACCGGGTGACCGAGCTGCCGCTCTTCTGGAAGCCGTTCTACAGCGTGCCCTTCACTCTCGTGGCGGTGCTGGTCGTGCCCGCGCTGTTCGCCTTCGTGTTCGGCTACCTCACGTTCCGCAGCCGCATCCGCGGCGTGTACTTCTCGATCATCACCCAGGCCCTGGCCCTGTCCACCTGGCTGATGTTCAACCGGAACGCGATGAACCTGGGCGGCACCAACGGGCTCAGCGGGTTCAAGTCCATCTTCGGCTTCGGCCTGAACAGCCCGGCGACGCAGCGGACCCTCTACGTCGCGACCGCGCTCTGCCTGTGCGGAGCGTTCCTGGTCTGCCGCGCCATCACCCGGTCGCCCGCGGGCCGGGTGCTGATCGCCATCCGCGACAGCGAGACCCGCGTGCTCTTCTCCGGCTACTCGCCCGCCGCCTTCAAGCTCTTCGTGTTCATCGTGTCCGCGGCGCTGGCCGGCGTGGCCGGCGCGCTCTACGTCCCGCAGGTCGGCATCATCACGCCCGCGAAGATCGGCGTGCTCCCGTCCATCGAGATGATCATCTGGGTCGCGGTGGGCGGGCGGGGGACGCTGCTGGGCGCGGTGGTGGGCGCGATCGGGGTCAACTGGCTACAGAGCATCCTCACCACCACGTATCCGGATCTCTGGCTGCTCGTGCTGGGCAGCCTCTTCGTGGCGGTGGTTCTGTTCTTTCCCGACGGGGTGGTCGGCACCGCACGCCGGCTCGGAATGCGGCTTCGGCGGCTCCCGCGCGCCGCTGGCGCGGGGGGACGGTTGATCGGGCGCCCCGATGAGGGCCGAGGGCCCGAAGAGGCCGCACCGCGAACCAATGTCTCCCACGTCCAGGCGCCCCGATGA
- the urtD gene encoding urea ABC transporter ATP-binding protein UrtD, which produces MTSIIYLESVTVEFDGFRALHDLNFFMDHRELRVVIGPNGAGKTTLLDVISGKVQPTSGRVIFGKHTDLIGRRENEIASLGIGRKFQTPSIFENLSVRENLELSLARPSKGVLATLRSRLSGEQQARIEETLERIGLEGRGGERAGGLSHGEKQWLEIGMVIVQQAELLLVDEPVAGMTDEETARTAELLQAIARDRAVLVIEHDMEFVRSLARRVTVLHEGRVLCEGSVDEVQQDPRVREVYLGRSHAPAEAAHA; this is translated from the coding sequence ATGACCTCGATCATCTACCTGGAGAGCGTCACCGTCGAGTTCGACGGGTTCAGGGCGCTCCACGACCTGAACTTCTTCATGGACCACCGGGAGCTGCGCGTGGTGATCGGGCCCAACGGAGCAGGCAAGACCACGTTGCTCGACGTGATCTCGGGCAAGGTGCAGCCGACGTCCGGCCGGGTCATCTTCGGCAAGCACACCGACCTCATCGGGCGACGGGAGAACGAGATCGCGAGCCTCGGGATCGGGCGGAAGTTCCAGACCCCGTCGATCTTCGAGAATCTGAGCGTGCGCGAGAACCTGGAGCTGTCGCTGGCCCGGCCCAGCAAGGGCGTCCTGGCCACCCTGCGGTCGCGGCTGTCCGGCGAGCAGCAGGCGCGCATCGAGGAGACGCTCGAGCGCATCGGCCTGGAGGGCCGCGGCGGAGAGCGGGCGGGCGGCCTGTCCCACGGCGAGAAGCAGTGGCTCGAGATCGGCATGGTGATCGTGCAGCAGGCGGAGCTGCTGCTGGTGGACGAGCCGGTGGCCGGGATGACCGACGAGGAGACCGCGCGCACCGCCGAGCTGTTGCAGGCCATCGCGCGCGATCGGGCGGTGCTGGTCATCGAGCACGACATGGAGTTCGTGCGCAGCCTGGCCCGGCGGGTCACCGTGCTCCACGAGGGCCGCGTGCTCTGCGAGGGCTCGGTGGACGAGGTGCAGCAGGATCCGCGCGTGCGAGAGGTCTATCTCGGGCGCAGTCACGCTCCCGCCGAGGCCGCGCATGCTTGA
- the urtE gene encoding urea ABC transporter ATP-binding subunit UrtE → MLEVRGLDVAYGESQVLWNVSLDVPAGTVVCLMGRNGVGKTTLLKSIMGLLPVRSGSVKFDGHDLGGRRPEERAARGIGYVPQGREIFPNLTVQENLRMGLLGRRRAGGDGEGDPLARVFALFPKLPALLGRKGGVLSGGEQQQLAIARVLLAGPKLLLMDEPTEGIQPSVIDQIEEAIERIKDQGISVLLVEQYLEFAWRLAGAYAIMRKGTIVSTGATKELREDMVRQHLTV, encoded by the coding sequence ATGCTTGAGGTGCGGGGCCTCGACGTGGCTTACGGCGAGAGCCAGGTGCTGTGGAACGTCTCGCTGGACGTGCCCGCGGGCACGGTGGTGTGTCTGATGGGCCGCAACGGGGTCGGCAAGACCACGCTGCTGAAGTCGATCATGGGGCTGCTGCCGGTCCGATCCGGCAGCGTGAAGTTCGACGGCCACGATCTCGGGGGACGGAGGCCCGAGGAGCGGGCCGCGCGCGGCATCGGGTACGTGCCGCAGGGCCGCGAGATCTTCCCGAACCTCACCGTGCAGGAGAACCTGCGCATGGGCCTGCTGGGCCGGCGCCGCGCCGGCGGCGACGGCGAGGGCGACCCGCTCGCGCGCGTGTTCGCGCTGTTTCCGAAGCTCCCCGCGCTGCTCGGGCGCAAGGGCGGCGTGCTGTCCGGCGGCGAGCAGCAGCAGCTGGCGATCGCGCGGGTGCTCCTGGCCGGGCCGAAGCTGCTCCTGATGGACGAGCCGACCGAGGGCATCCAGCCGTCGGTGATCGATCAGATCGAAGAGGCCATCGAGCGGATCAAGGACCAGGGCATCTCCGTGCTCCTCGTCGAGCAGTATCTCGAGTTCGCGTGGCGGCTGGCCGGCGCCTACGCGATCATGCGCAAGGGCACCATCGTGTCCACCGGCGCCACGAAGGAGCTCCGGGAGGATATGGTCCGGCAGCACCTGACGGTTTAA
- a CDS encoding urease subunit gamma produces MHLTPREQDKLLVFTAAELARRRRGRGLRLNYPEALALITAEILEGIRDGRSVSDLMAFGITILTRDDVMDGVPEMLEEVQVEGTFPDGTKLVTIHHPVR; encoded by the coding sequence ATGCATCTGACGCCCCGGGAGCAGGACAAGCTGCTCGTCTTCACCGCCGCCGAGCTGGCGCGCCGGCGCCGGGGGCGTGGCCTCAGGCTGAACTATCCCGAGGCCCTGGCCCTCATCACCGCCGAGATCCTCGAAGGCATCCGCGACGGTCGCTCCGTCTCCGACCTGATGGCCTTCGGCATCACCATCCTGACCCGCGACGACGTGATGGACGGCGTGCCCGAGATGCTCGAGGAGGTGCAGGTCGAGGGCACGTTCCCGGACGGGACGAAGCTGGTGACGATTCACCACCCGGTTCGGTGA
- the ureB gene encoding urease subunit beta: MIPGEYLLGEGDIEANVGRRTLQLTVANTGDRPIQVGSHFHFFEANRALRFERAKAFGMRLNVPAGTAVRFEPGDEKVVTLVELAGAREVYGLNALTEGSTAESRRAASLARAAKGGFEGSRP, encoded by the coding sequence ATGATCCCTGGTGAATATCTGCTGGGCGAGGGAGATATCGAGGCGAACGTGGGGCGGCGCACCCTGCAGCTGACGGTGGCCAATACGGGGGATCGGCCAATCCAGGTCGGGTCGCACTTCCACTTCTTCGAGGCGAATCGGGCGCTGCGGTTCGAGCGCGCAAAAGCGTTCGGCATGCGGCTCAACGTGCCCGCCGGCACCGCGGTGCGCTTCGAGCCGGGCGACGAGAAGGTCGTGACGCTGGTGGAGCTGGCGGGCGCGCGCGAGGTCTACGGCCTGAACGCGCTCACCGAGGGCTCGACGGCGGAGAGCCGGCGTGCCGCGAGCCTCGCGCGGGCCGCGAAGGGCGGCTTCGAGGGATCGCGCCCGTGA